A part of Solicola gregarius genomic DNA contains:
- a CDS encoding AGE family epimerase/isomerase produces MSDQTVPGSKAWRTDQLTSVRAFAERSALHSGGFGWLDPSGDVDESRGLELWINARMTYVFSLASLLDRRPHPLAEHGVRALTGPFADAEHGGWFQSVTSAHEPASTTKGCYEHAFVILAASTARTAGVGGADALLESALDVHERRFWDEAAGRCRESWNADWSEPESYRGANSNMHTVEAYLAAADVTGDRVWRDRALSICERIINRAARANGWRIPEHFDADWNVVLDYNTDVPADAFRPYGATPGHGFEWSRLLLELEAALDDPPAWLVDAAVSLFEVAVRDGSVDDTLVYTTGWDGKPVVRERFHWVMAEAVAAADALARRTNGSIGPAEANRWYGAIDEHFVDRVTGSWHHELDDTLQVSARTWPGKPDAYHIVNAMLLPDAPLAVSLARSLT; encoded by the coding sequence GTGTCGGACCAGACCGTCCCCGGATCCAAGGCCTGGCGTACCGACCAGCTGACGTCGGTCCGTGCGTTCGCCGAACGCTCGGCGTTGCACAGCGGCGGGTTCGGGTGGCTCGACCCATCCGGTGACGTCGACGAGTCGCGCGGCCTCGAGCTGTGGATCAACGCGCGCATGACGTACGTCTTCTCGCTGGCCTCGTTGCTCGACCGCCGACCGCATCCGCTTGCGGAGCACGGCGTACGCGCGCTCACCGGGCCGTTCGCCGACGCTGAGCACGGTGGGTGGTTCCAGTCGGTCACCTCGGCGCACGAGCCCGCTTCGACGACGAAGGGGTGTTACGAGCACGCGTTCGTCATCCTGGCCGCCTCGACCGCGCGTACCGCAGGCGTCGGGGGTGCCGATGCGTTGCTGGAGTCGGCGCTCGACGTACACGAGCGTCGTTTCTGGGACGAGGCCGCGGGGCGGTGCCGCGAGTCGTGGAACGCCGACTGGTCGGAACCGGAGTCGTACCGTGGTGCCAACAGCAACATGCACACGGTCGAGGCGTACCTGGCGGCCGCGGACGTCACCGGCGATCGAGTATGGCGCGACCGCGCGCTGTCGATCTGCGAGCGCATCATCAACCGGGCCGCGCGCGCGAACGGCTGGCGCATCCCCGAGCACTTCGACGCCGACTGGAACGTCGTCCTCGACTACAACACCGACGTACCCGCCGACGCGTTCCGCCCCTACGGCGCAACGCCCGGCCACGGTTTCGAATGGTCGCGACTTCTGCTCGAGCTCGAGGCGGCCCTCGACGACCCGCCGGCCTGGCTCGTCGACGCCGCGGTCTCGCTGTTCGAAGTGGCCGTACGCGACGGCTCGGTCGACGACACGCTCGTGTACACCACCGGCTGGGACGGAAAGCCGGTCGTACGCGAGCGCTTCCACTGGGTGATGGCGGAGGCGGTCGCTGCCGCGGACGCCCTCGCACGGCGTACGAACGGCTCCATCGGCCCCGCCGAAGCGAACCGCTGGTACGGGGCAATCGACGAGCACTTCGTCGACCGCGTCACCGGAAGCTGGCACCACGAGCTGGACGACACGCTGCAGGTGTCGGCACGTACGTGGCCCGGCAAGCCCGACGCGTACCACATCGTCAACGCGATGCTCCTCCCCGACGCACCGCTCGCGGTGTCCCTGGCACGGTCACTGACCTGA
- a CDS encoding MerR family transcriptional regulator, giving the protein MRIGRLASRTGVSRRLLRYYEEQGLLRPTRLTNGYREYAESDVDDVYRIRYLLAAGLPTTVIGEILDCVEDRDDGIVASPCPGMVTHLSRERARIDDKIARLEDSRRALDGLLVTVAEAPAR; this is encoded by the coding sequence ATGCGAATCGGACGGCTCGCGTCCAGGACCGGCGTCAGCCGACGGTTGCTGCGCTACTACGAGGAGCAGGGTCTGCTGCGGCCGACCCGGCTCACGAACGGGTACCGCGAGTACGCCGAATCCGACGTCGACGACGTCTATCGAATCCGATACCTGCTCGCCGCTGGACTTCCGACGACCGTGATCGGTGAGATTCTCGACTGTGTCGAAGACCGTGATGACGGGATCGTCGCGTCACCCTGTCCCGGCATGGTCACGCACCTGAGCCGAGAACGCGCACGCATCGACGACAAGATCGCTCGACTCGAAGACTCGCGGCGCGCTCTCGACGGCCTCCTCGTGACGGTCGCAGAGGCACCCGCCCGCTGA
- a CDS encoding NAD+ synthase, with protein sequence MPQLRLALAQVDTHVGNLDANADLVVAQCRVAAEQGVQLIVFPEMTLTGYPIEDLAMRASVIEASRTCAERLAARLADEGLGELVAVVGFLDRAPGVEDGFGIPKNAPQNAVAVMHGGRIVARQAKIHLWNYGVGDEMRNFVPGDTINVVQVHGVDVALAICEDLWRDGPSAAAKAADAALLVVPNGSPYEANKDDVRLDLCATRAVAGECALAYVNLVGGQDELVFDGDSLVVDANGALQARSQQFVEELLVVDLDLPAATPTMPGTGERFGGLAIKRTVISTEPVPSYEPRTTTPGDRLDDLEEIYTALVTGLRDYVRKNGFSSVLMGLSGGIDSTLTAAIAVDALGADKVFGVSNPSEWSTEHSRTDAAELARRTGLTLDTVAIAGIKDAYDDAIKVDGVAEENLQARIRAVIWMALSNQHGHLVLACGNKSELATGYSTIYGDAVGGYAPIKDVPKTLVWELSRWRNAAAERRGETPPIPENAINKPPSAELRPGQLDTDSLPPYEELDAVLDAYVERDLGSAAVIAEGFDAELVERIVTLVDRAEYKRRQYPPGPKISKRNFGRDRRVPMTNAWREHL encoded by the coding sequence GTGCCGCAACTCCGACTTGCCCTTGCCCAGGTCGACACCCACGTCGGGAACCTCGACGCCAATGCCGACCTCGTCGTCGCACAGTGCCGCGTCGCGGCCGAGCAGGGTGTTCAGCTGATCGTGTTCCCCGAGATGACCTTGACCGGCTACCCGATCGAGGACCTCGCCATGCGCGCCTCGGTCATCGAGGCATCGCGTACGTGCGCCGAGCGTCTCGCTGCCCGGCTGGCCGACGAGGGGCTCGGCGAGCTCGTCGCGGTGGTCGGCTTCCTCGACCGCGCCCCCGGCGTCGAGGACGGCTTCGGCATCCCGAAGAACGCGCCGCAGAACGCCGTCGCCGTCATGCACGGCGGGCGAATCGTTGCCCGGCAGGCGAAGATCCATCTGTGGAACTACGGCGTCGGCGATGAGATGCGCAACTTCGTGCCGGGCGACACGATCAACGTCGTCCAGGTACACGGCGTCGACGTCGCGCTCGCCATCTGCGAAGACCTCTGGCGGGACGGGCCATCCGCCGCGGCCAAGGCCGCCGACGCCGCGCTGCTGGTCGTACCGAACGGATCACCGTACGAGGCGAACAAGGACGACGTCCGGCTCGACCTGTGCGCCACCCGCGCCGTCGCCGGCGAGTGCGCCCTCGCGTACGTCAACCTCGTCGGCGGGCAGGACGAGCTGGTCTTCGACGGTGACTCCCTGGTCGTCGACGCCAACGGAGCGCTGCAGGCCCGGTCGCAGCAGTTCGTCGAGGAGCTCCTGGTCGTCGATCTCGACCTCCCCGCCGCGACGCCGACGATGCCTGGTACCGGGGAGCGCTTCGGCGGCCTGGCGATCAAGCGCACGGTCATCTCCACCGAGCCCGTGCCGTCCTACGAGCCGCGGACCACGACACCCGGCGACCGGCTCGATGACCTCGAGGAGATCTACACCGCGCTCGTCACCGGGCTTCGCGACTACGTACGCAAGAACGGCTTCTCGTCGGTCCTGATGGGCCTTTCCGGGGGCATCGACTCGACCCTGACGGCAGCCATCGCGGTCGATGCGCTCGGCGCGGACAAGGTTTTCGGCGTCTCGAACCCGAGCGAATGGTCGACCGAGCACTCGCGCACCGACGCCGCCGAGCTCGCCCGGCGTACCGGCCTGACCCTCGACACCGTCGCGATCGCGGGGATCAAGGATGCGTACGACGATGCGATCAAGGTCGACGGGGTGGCGGAGGAGAACCTCCAGGCCCGCATCCGCGCGGTGATCTGGATGGCGCTCTCGAACCAGCACGGCCATCTCGTGCTCGCGTGTGGCAACAAGTCCGAGCTCGCGACCGGCTACTCGACGATCTACGGCGACGCCGTCGGCGGGTACGCACCGATCAAGGACGTGCCGAAGACACTGGTCTGGGAGCTCAGCCGCTGGCGCAACGCCGCCGCCGAGCGCCGCGGCGAGACGCCGCCGATCCCCGAGAACGCGATCAACAAGCCGCCGTCGGCCGAGCTGCGCCCCGGCCAGCTCGACACGGACTCGCTGCCGCCGTACGAAGAACTGGACGCTGTGCTCGACGCGTATGTCGAACGCGACCTCGGATCTGCGGCCGTGATCGCCGAGGGGTTCGACGCCGAGCTGGTCGAACGGATCGTCACCCTCGTCGACCGGGCCGAGTACAAGCGCCGCCAGTACCCGCCGGGGCCCAAGATCTCGAAACGCAACTTCGGACGCGACCGCCGAGTGCCGATGACCAACGCCTGGCGGGAGCACCTCTGA
- a CDS encoding class I SAM-dependent methyltransferase yields the protein MSIDPSRADWSDELEMLERDGELSRPWVEQAARWLLVLHPQPPVRRFVDVGAGPGHAACQFADLLPDAMITALDPTRAFLDRARERATQLGLSSRFATYEGALDTDVHAVAPADLIWASHVLHHMPNPVDALRRLRGALVPDGVLAVAEGGLPMRVLPGGYGVARPSFVDRLEATVGDYFLHRWSLTDSATGGTKDWPMMLAEAGLEPIASKTFILEHQAPVHARVREHIVDRFTRVRELVSDRLTSEEAAALDRLLDSSDPAGLVRRPDLFLLAAYTVHAARRPA from the coding sequence ATGAGCATCGACCCATCGCGTGCCGACTGGAGCGACGAGCTCGAGATGCTCGAGCGTGATGGGGAGCTCTCGCGACCGTGGGTCGAGCAGGCGGCCCGGTGGCTGCTGGTGCTGCATCCGCAGCCGCCCGTACGACGGTTCGTCGACGTCGGCGCAGGACCCGGCCACGCAGCGTGCCAGTTCGCCGATCTGCTGCCCGACGCGATGATCACCGCCCTCGACCCCACCCGCGCGTTTCTCGACCGCGCCCGCGAGCGCGCAACCCAGCTCGGCCTGTCTAGTCGGTTCGCGACGTACGAAGGCGCCCTCGACACCGACGTGCACGCGGTCGCGCCCGCCGATCTGATCTGGGCGAGCCACGTGCTGCACCACATGCCCAACCCGGTGGACGCGCTGCGCCGGCTGCGCGGCGCGCTCGTACCCGACGGAGTGCTCGCCGTCGCGGAGGGCGGCCTCCCGATGCGGGTGCTGCCCGGCGGGTACGGCGTCGCACGCCCGAGCTTCGTCGACCGGCTCGAGGCGACCGTGGGCGACTACTTCCTGCATCGCTGGTCGCTCACCGACTCCGCGACCGGTGGCACCAAGGACTGGCCGATGATGCTGGCCGAGGCCGGTCTCGAGCCCATCGCTTCGAAGACATTCATCCTGGAGCACCAGGCGCCCGTCCACGCACGCGTACGCGAGCACATCGTCGACCGGTTCACCCGCGTACGCGAGCTCGTGTCCGACCGGCTGACGTCCGAGGAGGCCGCCGCACTCGACCGGCTGCTCGACTCGTCCGACCCGGCCGGCCTCGTCCGCCGCCCCGATCTCTTCCTGCTCGCCGCATACACGGTGCACGCCGCCCGCCGGCCCGCCTGA
- a CDS encoding SDR family NAD(P)-dependent oxidoreductase, which produces MAGLVVVGAGTGIGQSVAYRFAKEGMPVGLIARSSETLDSVERALAPTGAAVFKAQADVSDESSLRGALDDARDALGPPEVVVYNAALVRADGIGDLSVAEHQAAWAVNVVGALKTAAYVAPGMESRGGGTIVVTGGMPKGDERHVSLSLGKAGVRALVSMLADQYGPSGVHVATVTVAGAVAPGTAFDPDDIAEHYWHLHNQRREEWSTEIVHSG; this is translated from the coding sequence ATGGCTGGTCTTGTCGTCGTCGGAGCGGGAACTGGCATCGGACAGTCGGTTGCGTACCGGTTCGCGAAGGAGGGGATGCCGGTCGGGCTGATCGCCCGGTCGAGCGAGACGCTCGACTCCGTCGAAAGGGCGCTGGCCCCGACCGGAGCCGCGGTGTTCAAGGCGCAGGCGGACGTGTCGGACGAGTCGTCGTTGCGCGGTGCGTTGGACGACGCGAGGGATGCGTTGGGCCCGCCCGAGGTCGTGGTCTACAACGCCGCGCTGGTGCGGGCGGACGGGATCGGCGACCTGTCCGTCGCCGAGCACCAGGCGGCCTGGGCGGTCAATGTCGTTGGTGCACTCAAGACGGCCGCGTACGTCGCGCCGGGCATGGAGAGTCGCGGCGGGGGCACGATCGTCGTCACCGGTGGTATGCCGAAGGGGGACGAGCGGCACGTCTCGCTGTCGCTCGGCAAGGCGGGCGTACGAGCGCTGGTCTCGATGCTCGCCGACCAGTACGGCCCGTCCGGCGTTCATGTGGCGACCGTGACCGTCGCGGGCGCGGTTGCCCCCGGGACCGCGTTCGATCCGGACGATATCGCCGAGCACTACTGGCACCTGCACAATCAGCGGCGGGAGGAGTGGTCGACCGAGATCGTCCACTCGGGCTAG
- the npdG gene encoding NADPH-dependent F420 reductase, with amino-acid sequence MTQTIGIIGGTGPQGRGLALRWGAAGREVVIGSRSAERAEAVAAELGHGVRGAANADCAAESDIVVITVPWDGHAETLADLAPRLRGTLVVDSVNPLGFDKQGPYALSVPEGSAAQQAAALLPDSTVTAAFHHVSAVSLADLSIDDLALDVLVLGEDRDAIGRVIELVDLLPGMRGVYGGRLRNAHQVEALTANLIAINRRYKAHAGIRVTDV; translated from the coding sequence AAGGACGCGGACTCGCATTGCGTTGGGGCGCGGCAGGTCGTGAGGTCGTCATCGGATCACGCTCGGCGGAGCGCGCGGAGGCTGTCGCCGCCGAGCTCGGGCATGGCGTACGTGGCGCCGCGAACGCCGACTGTGCCGCTGAGTCCGACATCGTGGTGATAACTGTTCCGTGGGACGGTCACGCGGAGACGCTGGCCGACCTCGCGCCGAGGCTGCGCGGCACCCTCGTCGTCGACTCGGTGAACCCGCTCGGGTTCGACAAACAAGGTCCGTACGCACTCTCCGTGCCGGAAGGCAGCGCGGCTCAGCAGGCGGCCGCGCTGCTTCCCGACTCGACGGTGACGGCGGCGTTCCATCACGTATCGGCCGTCTCACTCGCCGACCTGTCGATCGACGACCTCGCCCTCGACGTACTCGTACTCGGCGAGGACCGCGACGCGATCGGCCGGGTGATCGAGCTCGTCGACCTGCTGCCGGGCATGCGTGGTGTGTACGGCGGCCGGCTGCGGAACGCGCATCAGGTCGAGGCGCTGACCGCGAACCTGATCGCGATCAACCGGCGGTACAAGGCGCACGCGGGGATTCGGGTCACCGACGTCTGA
- the panB gene encoding 3-methyl-2-oxobutanoate hydroxymethyltransferase: MPETSGTPAEEAAPYGGAQQPRKRIRTHTLQQRKQRGEKWAMLTAYDQYTAQIFDEAGIEVLLVGDSASNNVYGNETSLPVTVDELIPLARAVTRSVAHAFVVADLPFGSYQASPQQAFATAVRFMKEAEAHAVKLEGGLSVVPQVELLTSAGIPVMAHIGFTPQSEHNLGGYRVQGRGDAAARTIEEAEALQAAGAFAIVMEMVPGDVAAEVTKRLTIPTIGIGAGPDCDAQVLVWQDMAGLRTGRMPRFVKQYANLHDVLLEAAGTYASEVRDGSFPGPEHTFET; encoded by the coding sequence ATGCCAGAGACATCCGGTACCCCTGCGGAAGAGGCCGCGCCGTACGGCGGTGCGCAGCAGCCCCGCAAACGGATCCGTACCCACACGCTGCAGCAGCGCAAGCAGCGGGGCGAGAAGTGGGCCATGCTCACGGCGTACGACCAGTACACCGCCCAGATCTTCGACGAGGCGGGCATCGAGGTGCTCCTCGTCGGCGACTCGGCATCCAACAACGTCTACGGGAACGAGACCTCGCTTCCGGTCACCGTCGACGAGCTCATCCCGCTCGCCCGCGCCGTGACGCGCTCGGTTGCGCATGCGTTCGTCGTGGCCGACCTGCCGTTCGGCTCGTACCAGGCATCGCCGCAGCAAGCGTTCGCGACCGCCGTCCGGTTCATGAAGGAGGCCGAGGCGCATGCGGTCAAGCTCGAAGGTGGCCTCTCGGTCGTGCCCCAGGTCGAGCTGCTCACCAGCGCCGGTATCCCCGTGATGGCCCATATCGGTTTCACCCCGCAGTCCGAGCACAACCTCGGCGGCTACCGCGTGCAAGGGCGCGGCGACGCCGCCGCCCGCACGATCGAAGAGGCAGAGGCGCTACAGGCCGCCGGCGCGTTCGCCATCGTGATGGAGATGGTGCCGGGCGACGTCGCCGCCGAGGTGACCAAGCGCCTGACCATCCCCACCATCGGCATCGGCGCCGGTCCCGACTGCGACGCGCAGGTGCTCGTCTGGCAGGACATGGCCGGCCTACGTACGGGCCGGATGCCGAGATTCGTCAAGCAGTACGCGAACCTGCACGACGTCCTGCTGGAAGCGGCGGGCACGTACGCGAGCGAGGTACGTGACGGCTCGTTCCCCGGCCCGGAGCACACCTTCGAGACCTGA